The nucleotide window gaaaaaaaaaataagaatttatcCGACCAAAGGTAATCTCACTTTCTCACTGGTCTCTGGGTTTATCCAATTTCTCTCATTATCAATAAAGTTGTATCGTTTAAAGCCTTTTTTCTGGGTCTCTGATCAAAATGGCCATGACCAAATCAGATTGAACAATAAATCCAATAGTATTATTCTGTATTGGTCTGATTCTGAATTAGAACGCAAGATTCCCGTAACCTCGTTAATGAATAATGATCGTCGAATCAATCTGTTTTATGCATCTCTCTGCACTTGTGAATGGTTTTATTTTGTACTAGTAGTGTCAGTTACATCCCCAAGTAACAATCAATGTCGTGTCTAAGATTGATTTTGagccttttttttttagatttattcagtttaataaaacgtttttgaatttgattttCATCGTTTTAGCAGGAGAAGATGGCTAAGCAGAGACGTGTATTGTCAGTTTCAAGCAACAGGACAAGAGTATCACCGTACCCACTTCGCTCTTCAAGGACCAAGAAAGAGAAAGAACCTGAGCTGCCTATCCAGACAGAAGGCCCAAGCCAATGGGAAGATGTCCGGTGTGTAATCTGTCAGGAACCGCCGCACAACGCCGTCCTCTTGCGCTGCTCTTCCTCATCCACCGGATGCCGTGCTTACATGTGTGACACGAGCGCTCGTCATTCCAACTGTTTCAAGCAGTACCGCTTGAAAAACATGAACCGCTTGACCAAAGCCTTCAACTGTCCTTACTGCAGAGGAGAGGTTCACGAGACGATGAAGGTGTCTGGAGCGATGAGATATCTGAACGCTAAACCGAGGGGCTGCGCTTTCGAGGGCTGTGTCTTCTCGGGGAGCTATTCGCAGCTTAAGAACCACTTGAAAGCTGAGCACCCTGGCTTCACCGGACCAGTGGTGGACCAGAGGAGACATTTGGCGTGGGAACAGATGCAGAGAGCTGCGGAGTACACTGAAGTGATGACTGCAGCTGGTATTCCACATAGCCCCCAGGTTGTGCAGCGATACAGTCTTGCTTCTTATCCGATTGAGGTGAATGGAGTAGCGCATGACCGTATGCTGTTTAATCTCCCTCCAAATCCGGTGATTCGTCTCAACATCAATGGAGTGGAGCATGATCAGTTTCCGCACAATCTTCCTCCTAATCCGATGATTCGTATTAGTATCAGTGGAGTGGTGCGTAACCTTTCTTTGGGGGTCAGGTAAAGGAGCAGCAAACTGGCCATGACCATAATTCATAGTTGAAGAATCCTAATTTGTTTAGGGAAACCTTAAGATTTTGAATATTGTTCAAAGTTTTTGATGTCTCATAGCTTTTTTTCTTCATGTTTCAATAGCATCCATAATGTTTAAAATCATCATTATCATTCGTTAGGTTACTTATAtatgttgaacaaaaaaaaaagttactcaTATATATGCAGCGGTTTCAACCCAAACAAAGTTGtgtatacaaaaatattttatagctGCTAAGCTCATTCCTCCCTAATCTCATTCCTCCCTAAGGTGGACATCAAATGgatttgattcgatctctgtgACTGGAATAAGTAAAACACCAGTTGAATTAACTGAAACGAATATAGAATGTAGAGTTCTCACGTCGTCTCTGGGGTCTGCTGTGGGCTGTCAATGAAACAAACTGGCGATATCTCTTAGGAAATCTTAAGCACGGGCAATGCCATCCAGAGATGGGCTTAAGAGGCAGTGGCGGATGTAGGATTATTTTTTGGTGGAGGCAAATCTTATATAAGCTTAAAAAATATAgctagaaaataatatttactaagaaaaaacaactaaaatttaagcatattaaacaaattatgaaaatttcATGTAAGTACTTGCCTCTCCTTGTGTAGTGTAGGTTATCAGCCACGAATACAAAGAGCAGTTATACTGCGTTTGTGTTCTCTTTAAAAAGGTGGTGGTAAAACATAACCCTGAAACGTTCCAAACAACTAAAGCAATATAAACTCAGGATTGTTAACCAAACATGGAACCAGAGGACAAGTATGATCTAGAACAAAACTCTTTAAGATTTTGCTGCGTACCTTAACTCTGTTATCATCAGTCAGCCCCAACTGCCAAGTACTGGGAATCTGGTGTCTAAGCAACACAGTTGACATGGAAAAAGTGTCCGTGTTGCTTCAGTTATAGCTTTCAGATCACACCATTCTGAGACTAATAGCTGCCCCAACCAAAGTTTAACAACCAGGTACCATGCTCGTTTAAAGACAGTTGTTGTCTTAATTCTTCTTCTTAGAAATGGATATAGGATCATGTTTATTATGTTCATTGTATATCCAGGTGGTAACTTGTTCATAAACTTTGTAAAAACAGATTAGATAgtaacattatattttttttctttaacttcTTAACTTTATTGATATCAAATCAATGTAACATATTACATGAATCATAAATTACACAAAACATGCTGTTAATAAAAACTTTTAGTAGAGATAGCAGTAACACGATGCTTCCTAGCGCATTCGTAGAACAGGCTGACTCGCTAGCTTTCCTCCACTTTGTTCTTGGTCTTGTAAGATCTTGTTTGTGACTCTCAATTCTTGTGAGTAAATGTCTTTTTTCTCTAAAAAGATCATTGGATGCGATCCATCAGTaacattatatttattatataaattttgaaacataaattacAATCAACCATTAATTGtactataaatatattgtaaatgACCACTTTGACTTTAAAGCAAAAGCTAAGAAAACTCCGGTCTTAACCTCGGAGTGTCTTAACCGCCACCAGCCTTACGTCGTCGACGACCGGACCACAAAGCGAGCCAGAGTGATCATTCTTCATATGGTAAAACGTGCTGAGGAAAGTGACACGAGTCCTCGCCGACACCGCCTTGAACACAAGCCTTCCCCGTTTAAACCCGCCTTTCCCCTTAGACACGTACTCCACCAGGGTCTTGCCCCGTCCAGCGAACGCCTCCACTGCCATGGGTCCCTCGCAACCGTCCCTGGCGTCTCCCACGTTGAAAGTGAGGGCGTAGAATTTGTTAGGTGACGTCCTCACGATCTGAGAAACGGCACTCTCTTTGCCTCCAACAAGCTCGATGGCTCTGTGTCCCTCAGGGACGAAGAAGTGTGCCTTGTCCACGTACTTAACAGCCTTGAGAGACTCGATTATCCATCCAGGCAAAGGGCTGTTATCGTCCTCGATGAAAGGTGGTATCAGTACTCCCCACTTTGCCGTGGAAAACACGTAAGGTCCTTCCTCGAAGTTCCCGTTCTTTATGAGATTATCTaaaataaccaaatacacaTAAACCAAGATGTTTCGGTTAGAGAAATTTAAGAAATTTGTTTGAAATTTGTAATCAAAAACCTTATTCCTGTTTCGagttgttattttataaaattttaattaaaaaaaaatgttttggttTTTACTCAACACATATGATATGTGTTTACGGTTTACTTACATCCGGAGAATCTTGGAGGGAACAAAGCCTTGATAGCAACGGCATCGATCAACGGTCCACAAGCCGGCTGCTCCTCACGACCCGGGTTATGGATCCGGATCACGATTTCGGGTCCACCAGCTTTAAAAGCCCATGAGTAGGAGTCCCAGCCATCGCTGCCGTACATTGTCTGGATAGGGATGACACCAGACTCATGCGTGACGGAGATGTTAAGCCGCTCGTCCTGAGCGCAAGTTCGAGCGGCGCTGAACGTAATCGAATATAGACGACCTGATCGTACGGATATTTTCTGGGATATTGAGGCCTCGTTGCCTAACCTGACGGCTGATGAGCCTTCCGGTACGACCAAAACCATGTCGTCTTGTTTCTGACCAGCTTTGATGTACTCCACGAAGCCGGTCATGTCCCAATGAGCAACGGCGTTTCGTTCCTTAACAACGGATCCTTTCAGTTGGGACGGTTTTGGACCTATCTCGAAATTACCGTTTGGTAATAAACCTGAAATCACCAAAGCATTACAAATTTTGTAAGTCAAGATTTTTGAGTTCACTAAAAGAGTTGTGTTTAATGATGAGCATTAGAGTTTACTACCGTCGCGGATTGGAGCAGACACGGCGACATTAGAAGAAACGCAGAGTAGCGCTAAGAGAAGTGCGGCTTCTTGATACATTGTCACTTCCTAATTGGGTGGGAGATGAATATTGAAGATAGAGCAAAACTGTGAATATGTAAAGTGTGGAGAATGATGGGGTTTATATGGGTTTGAGTTACAAGATCGAACACATGGTTTGGACGAACAATCACGAGAATGCCACTGGAAGCATCCTCTTGCATGGGATCTGTTTGTCAGATGCTACGTAGACACATGCACCTCAGGAAAcattgggggtgattggttgggttgtaattgtagaaaatttactttaatattttgtctgtaggatttttgatttagctttaaatgatgtagctttaaaatttcctacagctaaaaaaatggggctttagaaaataagatgtttacagccattttttgtgtgtttttgctgtagttttaattttttggttgtagctttaaaaaccaagataaagcatgattggtagtatttaaggttgtagatgaaaattaaagctaaagtcactttctacagcccaaccaatcacccccattgACTTCATGATTACGAATTTGGTTTCTTCGatgcatttttaattttttgtttaacaAATACTCattccgtttcaaaatagatgatgtttaaagaaaattttgatgtttcaaaatagatgatgttttcatatattcaatgtaatttttaactttataaaaatatgtgCAACCAATGATGTTTTTAAAgactattttgtaattggttgaataatttttaatttatattttaatgatattttttaaataaaaaataatttttttaataattgtgcaCTTAAAAATTCATCTATTTTAAAACAGATGGAGTATTATACTATTTATTAAGATACCAATtgttttaaacatttatatatattgacaaacAAAACCATTTGTTTTGTCACCGCAGAATAGTCGGTTGACCTCGGTCGTCTGTAATTCATAGAAAAAACCTTTGTTTTATCAGTTTTAAACTATAAATGCCATGATTTACAAAATGATTGAAATTTTCTATCCTTGAGATGTCTTGACAATTGATCATTAGCATACCAAATTTATTTAGACTACgtattgatatttgttttcatatataaCGCAACAactataagttatatatatatatatatcgccATGAATATGTATGTGCTGTTTCtgaaaatatatagaataataAAAAGATGAAGTCAAAATGAATCAATGATATATAATTAGATTGAAATAGTGATCACATTTGGATCAACACGTGAAGGGGTAGGTTGTTTTCTGGTGCAGGTACTACTGCCGACTCTACCGCATTAGAAGCTGCCATCAATATTTCAAATGTCCCAAAACATGTTGGAGTTTATTATAGAGAAATTCATTTGATCCTTTAGCTACTAcaatacacattattttaatattctaTACCAACTAATAGCATAgttattttagcaaaaaaaaactaatatcatAATTATGCTGAAGTTGTTACTTTGTTAATGGGAAATGCATCTGCAAATTAAAAAGATGTGCAAACCTTCTGTTTTTATGTTGCTTTTGAGCTCTGTTTCTCGCATTTCACTTTTCCTTGTAAGTGAAATGTATAACTAGTAAGTTGAATCGACTCAAACATGAAAATGGCGGCCTTGTTATCTGCTACCTAAGTTTTGTTTCTTACTTGCATATTTGGTTTGATTGACTAAATTATGTTCGGATGTACGTATAAGGGATTAATTacactatataatataacagcAAAATATGTGAATTATATTGCTGTGTAGAAAGTTTCAGAACATTATATAAGATCTTTAATCATACGCCGCATGAACATTATATAAGATCTTTAATCATACGCCGCATGAACATATTAAGACAATAGTTGAGGCGTTGAAGGAGAGAAGCACATGCAAGCAAGGAGGCTAGAAAGTTTGACTTGTCGTAAACTCGTATTCCAAAGCGAAACTTTTAGCGATGATTGTTTAAATGTCTACAGAACATAAAATACGAAATAATATAGAAGTATTAGACCAACTTCATCTCTTGTATGAGATAAAAACACTCAGTTTTGAAAAACTATTGCATAGGTGTTTCATAATTTGTAAAATTCCATCAATATgtctattaatatttaaatttgattgttttttaaaactctttcctCATATACTAAGGATGGAGTTGGTCTTTGAAATATTTCATTGAATTGTATAGAAAGTTAGGATATTGTCGCGGGAAAACTGAACCTGATTTGAGTGGAACATGCAACCTCATGAGTCAGATAcgctatttttttttacaacaagaTATTCACAGAATCAGATGCGCTACCATTTGCATTAGATTTGAGCGTTTATAATTGAACCCAATAATCTGAATCGAATACGaccataaaaaaaattcaaatccgatccaaatcatttaaaaatattcgaATGGAACCTAGAAATTAAGTACTTTGAATATCGGTTACAATCCGAACTAATATCCCAAAATAATcaaacttaattattttataaaatttaagataGTTTAGATATTTTGAGCTATGtataattttgttgttgttgtgaatAACATCATTGATCTGAATATATTTTTGCATTGTTGAGATAGGATTGGACAAATAAACCGAATCTGAAAATCATAACCAAACTGACTCGATAAAAGTGAATCCGAGCCGACATAAATACCAAATGGATTTTATCCGCACCGAATCCGAA belongs to Brassica rapa cultivar Chiifu-401-42 chromosome A07, CAAS_Brap_v3.01, whole genome shotgun sequence and includes:
- the LOC103830426 gene encoding uncharacterized protein LOC103830426, with protein sequence MAKQRRVLSVSSNRTRVSPYPLRSSRTKKEKEPELPIQTEGPSQWEDVRCVICQEPPHNAVLLRCSSSSTGCRAYMCDTSARHSNCFKQYRLKNMNRLTKAFNCPYCRGEVHETMKVSGAMRYLNAKPRGCAFEGCVFSGSYSQLKNHLKAEHPGFTGPVVDQRRHLAWEQMQRAAEYTEVMTAAGIPHSPQVVQRYSLASYPIEVNGVAHDRMLFNLPPNPVIRLNINGVEHDQFPHNLPPNPMIRISISGVVRNLSLGVR
- the LOC103830427 gene encoding uncharacterized protein LOC103830427, translating into MYQEAALLLALLCVSSNVAVSAPIRDGLLPNGNFEIGPKPSQLKGSVVKERNAVAHWDMTGFVEYIKAGQKQDDMVLVVPEGSSAVRLGNEASISQKISVRSGRLYSITFSAARTCAQDERLNISVTHESGVIPIQTMYGSDGWDSYSWAFKAGGPEIVIRIHNPGREEQPACGPLIDAVAIKALFPPRFSGYNLIKNGNFEEGPYVFSTAKWGVLIPPFIEDDNSPLPGWIIESLKAVKYVDKAHFFVPEGHRAIELVGGKESAVSQIVRTSPNKFYALTFNVGDARDGCEGPMAVEAFAGRGKTLVEYVSKGKGGFKRGRLVFKAVSARTRVTFLSTFYHMKNDHSGSLCGPVVDDVRLVAVKTLREKKDIYSQELRVTNKILQDQEQSGGKLASQPVLRMR